The following proteins come from a genomic window of Proteiniphilum propionicum:
- a CDS encoding TapB family protein has product MKRIVVLNIVLCISFVLSAQKGLFPAQGTVMTYQNFDKKGKSVGKNVYLLESIADSGNKISVTYLVSSYDEKDKLTFSDRITMEQVGDKMYFDMSSFVNKAAFQQDGEIPASVIIEGNGMEIPVIGEASQTLPDADITITAEMGFISMKMATKITNRRIEAVEDITVPAGTFSCMKISGDVSGKAMGISTSGKNIQWYAAGVGMVKSESYDKKENLIGYTILTSLKK; this is encoded by the coding sequence ATGAAACGAATAGTTGTTTTAAACATTGTGCTTTGTATTAGTTTTGTACTGTCAGCTCAAAAGGGACTGTTCCCTGCTCAGGGAACAGTGATGACTTATCAGAACTTCGACAAAAAGGGTAAGTCTGTAGGGAAGAACGTTTATCTGCTTGAATCAATAGCTGACTCCGGTAATAAAATTTCAGTCACTTATTTGGTTTCATCTTACGATGAAAAGGATAAACTTACATTTTCAGATCGCATCACAATGGAACAGGTTGGAGACAAAATGTATTTTGATATGAGCAGTTTCGTGAATAAGGCTGCTTTTCAACAGGATGGAGAGATACCTGCTTCCGTTATAATTGAAGGAAATGGCATGGAGATACCTGTAATTGGCGAAGCCAGTCAAACCTTGCCTGATGCTGACATTACAATAACTGCCGAGATGGGATTTATTTCCATGAAAATGGCAACAAAAATAACCAATCGCCGCATAGAAGCAGTTGAAGATATTACTGTGCCGGCGGGTACATTTTCCTGCATGAAGATTTCGGGAGATGTTTCTGGCAAAGCAATGGGAATATCCACTTCTGGAAAAAACATTCAATGGTATGCTGCCGGAGTAGGTATGGTAAAATCAGAGAGCTATGATAAAAAGGAGAATCTTATAGGTTATACCATCTTGACATCCCTTAAAAAATAG
- a CDS encoding Yip1 family protein: MNQIERARKILFTPKDEWSVIESENDSHTKVLMTYLIWLSLIPVVASFIGYGLIGYHFLGVRVGGGIFWGVRYAIQHFISVIGGAYLTAAVFNFMAPKYGGVKDFNRAFQLAAYCYTPVCVGGIFYIHYSLSMLAGVAGIYGLFLLYFGVKPMMKVTDEKATTYFVVSLLAMIVISLVLGLILAQLIGTGSYWR; encoded by the coding sequence ATGAATCAGATTGAAAGAGCAAGAAAAATTTTGTTCACTCCCAAAGATGAATGGAGCGTGATTGAATCTGAAAATGACTCCCATACTAAAGTGTTGATGACATATTTGATCTGGCTGTCTTTAATTCCTGTGGTCGCATCTTTTATAGGTTATGGACTGATCGGTTACCACTTTCTTGGAGTTAGAGTGGGGGGAGGTATCTTCTGGGGAGTTAGATATGCAATACAGCATTTTATTTCAGTAATAGGAGGAGCATACCTTACTGCAGCTGTATTTAATTTTATGGCTCCTAAATACGGTGGTGTAAAAGATTTTAATAGAGCATTTCAGCTTGCTGCTTACTGCTATACCCCGGTTTGTGTTGGCGGAATATTTTATATTCACTACAGCTTGAGCATGTTGGCAGGAGTGGCGGGAATTTACGGACTGTTTCTTTTATACTTTGGTGTTAAACCCATGATGAAGGTAACTGATGAAAAGGCTACCACCTATTTTGTTGTTTCACTATTGGCGATGATAGTTATTTCGCTGGTTTTGGGTTTAATTCTTGCTCAGCTGATTGGCACTGGCAGTTATTGGCGTTGA
- a CDS encoding OmpA family protein yields MRKLLLFLSMIFLLSFTSNAQSWIKKLGNTAKDAAQRAVEEKVERKSDEVTNKVIDRAEESVTKKGDEDNTDVRKRESDENDDVSEHDHTVSGSDEKGSTVLQSFSSYDFVPGDQILYFEDFSSDAIGDFPATWTSNSGGEVKTVNISDGHWFHMYGEDATYCYMHSVKFPDNFIMEFDIIPDNEYKYGTQLTFYQEDQQEHKEMNDDLYPGIGGLHIRLMSDCWETKGYSDDKEWINGKSTIKPVRLERVNHVIVWIQKRRVRIYHEGQKVLDIPTNIYEGTLFNRFRFSAWDSYSFPYITNLKITTASPDTRSKLITEGKLVSYGIYFDVNKAEVKPESYATMKSIAGVLSDNPGVRVRIIGHTDSDGDDNLNKTLSAKRAESVKNELVTSFGVEPARLETSGAGEGEPIAPNDSPENKAKNRRVEFVKI; encoded by the coding sequence ATGAGAAAATTACTTTTATTCCTTAGCATGATATTTTTGCTATCATTTACTTCAAATGCACAGAGCTGGATCAAGAAACTGGGCAATACTGCCAAAGATGCTGCTCAGCGTGCTGTAGAGGAGAAGGTGGAAAGAAAATCAGATGAAGTGACTAACAAGGTGATAGACAGGGCTGAAGAGTCTGTCACTAAGAAAGGTGATGAGGATAACACGGATGTACGTAAACGGGAATCGGATGAAAACGATGATGTATCTGAGCATGATCATACAGTATCTGGTTCCGATGAAAAAGGATCTACGGTGTTGCAATCTTTTTCTAGTTATGATTTTGTTCCGGGCGATCAGATTTTATATTTTGAAGATTTTTCCAGTGATGCTATCGGAGATTTTCCTGCAACTTGGACTTCCAATAGTGGTGGTGAGGTAAAAACGGTTAATATATCCGATGGCCATTGGTTTCATATGTATGGAGAGGATGCCACCTATTGTTATATGCATTCCGTTAAATTCCCTGATAATTTTATTATGGAATTCGACATTATTCCTGACAATGAATACAAATATGGGACACAGCTCACATTTTATCAGGAGGATCAGCAAGAGCACAAAGAGATGAACGATGATCTTTATCCCGGTATTGGAGGTTTGCATATCAGGCTGATGAGTGATTGTTGGGAGACCAAAGGATACAGTGATGACAAAGAGTGGATAAATGGGAAATCGACAATTAAACCGGTAAGACTTGAAAGAGTGAACCATGTGATTGTGTGGATACAAAAGCGTCGTGTTCGCATCTATCACGAAGGTCAGAAAGTACTGGACATACCTACCAACATTTACGAGGGTACCCTTTTTAACCGCTTCCGCTTTTCAGCCTGGGATTCATACAGCTTTCCGTATATTACCAATCTTAAGATAACTACAGCTTCTCCCGATACGCGCAGTAAACTTATTACTGAAGGTAAATTGGTGAGTTACGGTATTTATTTTGATGTGAACAAGGCCGAAGTAAAACCAGAGTCTTATGCCACCATGAAGAGTATTGCCGGTGTCCTAAGTGATAATCCCGGAGTAAGGGTTAGAATTATTGGCCATACCGACAGTGACGGCGATGATAATCTCAACAAGACACTATCAGCCAAAAGGGCAGAGTCGGTTAAAAATGAACTGGTTACATCTTTCGGCGTTGAGCCAGCCAGGCTGGAAACGTCAGGAGCTGGAGAGGGAGAGCCAATTGCTCCTAATGACTCACCTGAGAATAAGGCTAAAAACAGACGTGTTGAGTTTGTAAAGATATAA
- a CDS encoding ATP-binding protein, which translates to MKPKRKIPACIAHLILILLLSTGCNLKNGSYLKATDPEHNPDTLLSHSQNLLYTYPDSAYMLAVKAGELAKSHQNPLALARAYKLQGSFYSDIKQDFEMATKSCERADSIYRKHSGSDFVLGRGTIYHNLGTIELRKGNYLSAIELYINAMRLFDTVKDTKILPRTLNNLSTLYSFLKDDKKSEEYARACYAMAKKNRDEYLLSVSSTTLAASLINQRKYDEVPQMLEEAKAIALKRKDYYILDLVHLNYGGYYRYYKNDYGQSVKHLLSASAFADSLSNEYEQMRVSINLSEAYFSNNQLMESRNEVQKALAWAEKFQTGDIVQRALWLLSKIEEQNDSFATAYNYLDLSYSMRDSILNENNRQHLNLLEATFQNEKKEMKINSLQKDQKNYQIIVLLIVISLLSMILLLHLRNKNTKAKKQLADNKVIQLEQEKQLVATQSVLEGETAERTRLARDLHDGLGGMLSAVKLNLFDMKKDVIIEEEDVFRFNKVLEMLDKSMRELRRVAHNMMPESLSRYGLNIALSDFCDSLPNVKFHRFGNNERLNQKLEIIVYRTVHELVNNALKHAEATEINVQLLQEEDRVSVTVQDNGKGFDPTVKTDGIGLISIQNRVTSFNGTMNICSKTGEGTEVNVDFKV; encoded by the coding sequence ATGAAACCAAAAAGGAAAATTCCGGCTTGCATTGCTCATCTTATCCTGATATTATTGTTATCAACAGGATGCAACTTAAAAAATGGCTCTTATCTAAAAGCAACAGATCCGGAACACAATCCCGATACACTTCTTTCACATTCACAAAATCTACTTTATACTTATCCCGACAGTGCTTATATGCTTGCAGTAAAAGCCGGGGAGCTGGCAAAAAGCCACCAAAACCCCCTTGCATTAGCCAGGGCTTACAAGTTACAGGGAAGTTTTTATTCTGATATCAAACAGGATTTTGAGATGGCAACAAAGAGTTGTGAGCGTGCCGACAGCATTTACCGGAAGCATTCAGGTAGCGATTTTGTCCTTGGGAGAGGTACTATATACCATAACCTGGGTACAATAGAGCTGCGCAAGGGTAATTACCTGTCCGCCATCGAGCTGTATATAAATGCGATGCGACTTTTTGATACTGTAAAAGACACTAAAATCCTCCCACGAACTTTAAATAACTTATCCACTCTCTACTCTTTTCTAAAGGATGACAAAAAATCGGAAGAATATGCACGAGCATGTTATGCCATGGCAAAGAAAAATAGGGATGAGTATCTGCTCTCGGTGAGCAGTACCACACTTGCGGCATCATTGATTAACCAGAGAAAATATGATGAAGTCCCGCAAATGCTTGAAGAAGCCAAAGCCATTGCTTTAAAAAGAAAAGATTATTACATTTTAGACCTGGTACATTTGAACTACGGAGGATATTACAGGTATTATAAAAATGATTACGGGCAGTCGGTTAAGCATCTTCTTAGTGCATCTGCCTTTGCCGACAGCCTGAGTAACGAATATGAACAAATGCGCGTTTCAATCAATCTTTCTGAGGCATATTTCTCAAATAATCAACTCATGGAATCGCGTAATGAAGTTCAAAAGGCATTAGCGTGGGCAGAAAAATTCCAAACCGGAGATATAGTACAGCGAGCATTGTGGCTTCTATCAAAAATTGAAGAGCAAAACGATAGTTTTGCCACAGCATACAATTACCTGGATTTATCATACAGTATGCGTGACAGCATACTTAATGAGAACAACAGGCAACATCTGAACTTACTGGAAGCCACCTTCCAGAATGAAAAAAAAGAGATGAAAATCAATTCATTGCAAAAAGATCAGAAAAATTACCAAATTATTGTTTTGTTAATTGTAATTTCACTGTTATCAATGATTTTACTTCTACACCTCCGCAATAAAAACACCAAAGCAAAAAAACAGCTAGCCGACAACAAAGTTATTCAGCTCGAACAAGAGAAGCAGCTTGTAGCCACTCAGTCAGTGCTGGAGGGAGAGACAGCCGAACGCACACGCTTGGCCAGGGATCTTCACGATGGATTGGGAGGAATGCTTTCTGCAGTAAAACTAAACCTTTTTGATATGAAAAAAGATGTTATCATTGAAGAAGAAGATGTGTTCCGATTCAACAAAGTGCTGGAGATGTTAGATAAGTCTATGCGGGAACTGCGTCGCGTGGCACACAATATGATGCCAGAATCATTGTCACGCTACGGATTGAACATAGCACTGTCTGATTTTTGCGATAGCCTCCCCAACGTAAAATTCCATCGTTTCGGCAACAATGAACGTTTGAATCAAAAACTGGAAATAATTGTTTACCGTACGGTTCACGAACTGGTAAATAACGCCCTTAAACATGCTGAGGCGACTGAAATAAATGTCCAGTTATTGCAGGAAGAAGACCGGGTTTCCGTTACCGTTCAGGACAACGGAAAGGGTTTTGACCCTACTGTAAAGACAGATGGGATAGGTTTGATAAGTATTCAGAACAGAGTCACCTCATTTAATGGCACAATGAACATCTGTTCAAAAACAGGTGAGGGGACAGAGGTAAATGTTGACTTTAAAGTATAA
- a CDS encoding response regulator, with product MIQVLIVDDHKILVEGLKKLIDESEFATVCSTAYTGKECLQQLTLKKADVVLLDINLPDISGIDLCKEIHQRYPDLKIVALTSYGEYAMVRRTLENGAMGYVIKNAMPEEILLGIRTVMDGERFLSEEIDMLMRKRSRNPVWLTPREKELLQFIVEGYTNPEIADKMCLGNQTINSYRKNLLLKLGAKNTAVLVRMALEEKLV from the coding sequence ATGATACAGGTACTGATTGTAGATGATCACAAAATACTGGTCGAGGGGTTAAAAAAGCTGATAGATGAATCAGAATTTGCCACTGTTTGCAGTACAGCCTACACAGGCAAAGAGTGTTTACAACAGCTCACCCTGAAAAAGGCAGATGTAGTATTGCTGGATATAAACCTGCCTGATATCAGTGGTATCGACCTCTGCAAGGAGATTCACCAACGCTATCCCGACCTTAAGATTGTCGCGTTGACCAGTTATGGTGAATACGCAATGGTGCGCCGTACACTGGAGAACGGCGCCATGGGCTATGTTATAAAAAACGCTATGCCCGAAGAGATTCTCCTGGGCATCAGAACAGTAATGGACGGAGAGCGTTTTCTGAGTGAAGAAATAGATATGCTTATGCGCAAACGATCACGCAACCCAGTGTGGCTCACACCACGGGAAAAAGAACTTTTACAATTCATTGTTGAAGGTTACACAAACCCTGAGATTGCCGATAAGATGTGCCTGGGGAACCAGACCATCAACAGTTATCGAAAAAACTTACTGCTCAAGTTGGGCGCCAAAAACACAGCAGTGTTAGTGCGAATGGCGCTTGAAGAAAAACTTGTATGA
- the rplI gene encoding 50S ribosomal protein L9, producing the protein MEVILKEDVQNLGYKDDVVNVKKGYARNFLIPQGKAVIASESAKKVLAENQKQRAHKLAQIKADAQALADKMEGVTLTIGAKTSTTGTIFGSVTNIQIADALQEKGFEVDRKLIVIKGQVKEVGNYVATVKLHKEVSVEIPFDVVAE; encoded by the coding sequence ATGGAAGTAATTTTAAAAGAAGACGTACAGAATTTAGGCTACAAAGATGATGTAGTGAATGTAAAAAAAGGATATGCACGTAATTTCCTTATTCCTCAGGGAAAAGCTGTTATTGCCAGTGAATCAGCAAAGAAAGTGCTGGCTGAGAATCAAAAGCAGCGTGCCCACAAGCTTGCACAGATTAAAGCCGATGCACAGGCTCTAGCTGACAAGATGGAAGGCGTTACTTTGACCATAGGAGCCAAAACCAGTACTACCGGTACCATTTTCGGTTCTGTTACCAACATTCAGATTGCTGATGCACTTCAGGAAAAAGGCTTTGAAGTGGACAGAAAGTTAATTGTGATAAAAGGACAGGTAAAAGAGGTTGGTAACTACGTGGCAACAGTAAAACTGCATAAAGAGGTTTCTGTTGAAATTCCGTTTGATGTAGTTGCCGAATAA
- the rpsR gene encoding 30S ribosomal protein S18 has product MAKQTEIRYLTPLSVDVKKKKYCRFKKNGIKYIDYKDPEFLKKFLNEQGKILPRRITGTSLKFQRRIAQAVKRARHIAMLPYVTDLMK; this is encoded by the coding sequence ATGGCTAAGCAAACAGAAATCAGATATTTGACACCACTGTCGGTGGATGTGAAGAAGAAAAAATATTGCCGCTTCAAAAAGAACGGTATCAAATATATTGACTATAAAGATCCTGAGTTTTTGAAAAAGTTTCTTAACGAACAAGGGAAAATTTTACCGAGGAGAATTACCGGTACATCATTGAAGTTTCAACGACGTATTGCACAGGCAGTAAAGAGAGCACGTCATATTGCCATGCTTCCATACGTAACCGATTTAATGAAATAA
- the zwf gene encoding glucose-6-phosphate dehydrogenase, with amino-acid sequence MKKISNQALVIFGASGDLTYRKLIPAVFDLYMNDSLPEGYAILGVSRSELTNTRFRKKMKEGILQFSHYKDAASDKIESFLSMVFYMSIDTGRGEEYIHVKNKLGELNKQFVLGSNYIFYLSTPPSLYTIIPKFLYGQGLTMQQKGFRRIIIEKPFGHDFFSAVELNKLLLEFFSEDQIYRIDHYLGKETVQNLMVTRFANGIYEPLWNRNYIQHVEITAAESIGVEDRGGYYDQSGALRDMVQNHLLQVLSLVAMEPPSKITPEEIRYEKMKVFRSLRPFSETDLKNNVIRGQYTEATVRGKHYKSYRDENNVDKNSRTETYAAIKVYIDNWRWEGVPFYIRTGKRLPTHVSEVVIHFRPSPQKLFRSADMMDQSDNQLILRIQPDEGILLKTGMKVPGSGYEVKTVNMDFHYSELNDHYIPSAYERLILDCMAGDNMLFMQGEAAEETWKFVQPILDYWANDKNIPLHGYPSGSWGPDVADDLIEGKENTWRYPCKNLAEDGIYCEL; translated from the coding sequence ATGAAAAAAATATCCAATCAGGCGCTGGTAATTTTCGGCGCCTCAGGAGACCTGACATATCGCAAACTTATTCCTGCCGTATTCGACCTGTATATGAACGATTCTCTGCCTGAAGGATACGCCATTCTTGGAGTAAGCCGGTCGGAATTAACCAATACCCGGTTTAGAAAAAAAATGAAAGAGGGGATCTTGCAGTTCTCACACTATAAGGATGCAGCCTCAGATAAGATAGAGAGCTTCCTTTCCATGGTCTTCTACATGAGCATCGATACCGGAAGGGGAGAAGAGTATATACATGTGAAAAATAAACTAGGAGAGTTGAATAAACAGTTTGTCCTCGGATCTAACTATATTTTCTACCTATCCACACCACCTTCTCTATACACCATAATACCTAAGTTTTTATACGGACAGGGACTCACGATGCAACAAAAAGGGTTCAGAAGAATTATTATCGAAAAACCCTTCGGACATGATTTTTTTTCGGCTGTTGAGCTTAACAAGCTGCTGCTTGAGTTTTTCAGTGAAGATCAGATCTACCGCATCGATCACTATCTGGGCAAAGAGACCGTGCAGAATCTAATGGTTACACGCTTCGCCAATGGCATTTACGAGCCGCTATGGAACAGAAACTACATCCAGCATGTGGAGATTACTGCCGCGGAAAGTATAGGTGTTGAGGACCGAGGTGGGTATTACGACCAATCGGGAGCACTTCGCGACATGGTGCAAAACCACCTTTTGCAGGTATTGTCATTGGTAGCGATGGAACCACCAAGCAAAATAACACCGGAAGAGATTCGCTACGAAAAGATGAAGGTTTTCCGTTCATTGCGCCCTTTTAGTGAAACAGATCTTAAAAACAACGTAATACGCGGGCAGTACACTGAAGCCACTGTACGGGGCAAACATTACAAAAGTTATCGCGATGAGAATAATGTGGATAAAAACTCCCGAACCGAGACCTATGCAGCGATAAAAGTATATATCGACAACTGGCGCTGGGAGGGCGTACCATTTTATATACGTACAGGTAAACGGCTTCCCACACACGTATCGGAGGTAGTAATTCACTTCAGGCCATCGCCCCAAAAACTATTCAGATCGGCCGACATGATGGATCAGTCTGACAATCAACTTATACTGAGAATTCAACCCGATGAGGGTATACTGCTAAAAACAGGTATGAAGGTTCCCGGCAGTGGATACGAAGTAAAAACTGTCAATATGGATTTTCACTACTCTGAACTGAACGACCATTATATACCAAGCGCATACGAGCGGTTGATTCTCGATTGTATGGCCGGCGACAACATGCTCTTCATGCAGGGTGAGGCTGCCGAAGAAACGTGGAAATTTGTGCAGCCTATCCTCGATTACTGGGCGAATGACAAGAATATACCTCTTCATGGATATCCTTCCGGTTCATGGGGGCCCGATGTAGCTGATGACCTTATTGAGGGAAAAGAGAACACATGGCGATACCCATGCAAAAATCTGGCGGAAGACGGAATATATTGTGAACTATAG
- the pgl gene encoding 6-phosphogluconolactonase translates to MRKIRIYNTAEELNISFTGWLTDILAEKELATIALSGGSTPRLLFDYWARLPEGAIDWTKVKFFWGDERCVPHTDVESNYGMTKEHLFNFIHLADKNIFPVQGDNDPEAEAKRYGELLNRELESKNGIPVFDIMMLGMGDDGHTASIFPHEMKLWYSDENCVAATHPVSGQKRISLTGKVINASSNIAFLITGENKAQKVKEIIEQSENAEDKYPAALVQPDSGNLFWFLDNKAAARLTKGE, encoded by the coding sequence ATGAGAAAAATTAGAATTTATAATACTGCTGAAGAATTAAACATATCATTTACCGGGTGGCTTACAGATATATTAGCTGAAAAGGAGCTTGCAACAATAGCTCTCTCTGGTGGTTCCACACCCAGGTTGCTGTTTGATTATTGGGCCAGACTGCCCGAGGGTGCAATAGATTGGACAAAGGTCAAATTTTTCTGGGGAGACGAACGCTGCGTTCCTCACACAGATGTTGAAAGCAATTACGGGATGACGAAAGAGCATCTGTTTAACTTTATACATCTGGCTGACAAAAATATTTTTCCTGTTCAGGGGGATAACGACCCTGAAGCTGAAGCCAAAAGATATGGCGAACTGCTGAATAGAGAGCTGGAATCAAAAAATGGGATACCCGTTTTTGACATAATGATGTTGGGTATGGGCGACGACGGCCATACGGCCTCCATCTTCCCTCATGAAATGAAACTCTGGTACAGCGACGAAAATTGTGTTGCTGCGACTCACCCCGTAAGCGGCCAAAAGCGTATCTCTCTCACTGGAAAAGTGATCAACGCCTCTAGCAACATAGCTTTCCTTATAACCGGCGAAAATAAGGCACAAAAGGTGAAGGAGATAATTGAACAATCAGAAAATGCAGAGGATAAGTATCCAGCCGCTCTTGTGCAGCCTGATTCGGGAAATCTTTTCTGGTTTCTGGACAATAAGGCAGCGGCCAGGCTCACCAAAGGAGAGTGA
- the def gene encoding peptide deformylase, producing MILPIYIYGHPVLRKVSKDIDPLNYSNLSELVENMFETMYNADGVGLAAPQVGLEDRIFVVDLSPLASEEHNGFKDFKKVFINAHITERGGEIEAVEEGCLSIPGIHEKVPREGEIRIKYLDENLVQQDITFSGFMARVIQHEYDHLDGIMFVDRISPLRKRMVKGKLSNMEKGKVACEYKIRTVK from the coding sequence ATGATTTTACCAATATATATATACGGACACCCTGTGTTGCGCAAGGTATCAAAAGATATCGATCCCCTTAATTATTCCAATTTGAGTGAGCTTGTTGAGAACATGTTTGAAACCATGTATAATGCTGATGGAGTTGGGCTTGCCGCTCCGCAGGTGGGGCTAGAGGATAGGATTTTTGTAGTGGACCTTTCTCCGCTTGCGAGTGAGGAACATAACGGATTCAAAGATTTTAAAAAGGTATTTATAAATGCTCATATCACTGAGCGCGGCGGTGAAATTGAGGCTGTTGAAGAGGGATGCCTGAGTATCCCGGGGATTCATGAAAAAGTACCCCGTGAAGGAGAGATACGCATAAAGTATCTTGATGAAAACCTTGTTCAGCAAGATATTACATTCTCGGGTTTTATGGCACGGGTCATCCAGCATGAGTATGATCATTTGGACGGGATAATGTTTGTCGACAGAATATCACCGCTGCGTAAGCGTATGGTGAAGGGTAAGCTCTCAAACATGGAAAAGGGAAAGGTTGCTTGCGAATATAAGATCAGAACCGTAAAGTGA
- the ruvX gene encoding Holliday junction resolvase RuvX: MARILSIDYGKKRTGIAASDPLQIIANGVTTVETSKLFDFLSEYLQKEDVSCIVVGLPRQMNYEPSENMKRVEPFVNRLRKLYPDIPVEYYDERFSSRMAQQTMRDAGLKKKSRQNKELVDEISATIILQGYMESKRIK; the protein is encoded by the coding sequence ATGGCAAGAATCCTTTCTATAGATTACGGCAAAAAACGTACCGGAATAGCTGCGAGCGATCCGCTGCAGATCATTGCCAACGGGGTGACGACAGTGGAGACCTCAAAACTTTTCGATTTTCTGAGTGAATATCTTCAAAAAGAGGATGTCTCATGTATCGTTGTTGGCCTCCCCAGGCAGATGAATTACGAACCTTCGGAAAATATGAAAAGAGTAGAGCCGTTTGTGAATCGTCTTAGAAAGCTATACCCTGATATTCCCGTGGAGTATTACGATGAGCGGTTTTCATCCAGAATGGCACAACAGACAATGAGAGATGCGGGACTCAAAAAGAAGAGCCGTCAGAATAAAGAGTTAGTAGATGAAATAAGCGCTACCATTATCCTGCAGGGATACATGGAAAGCAAAAGAATAAAATAA
- the lptB gene encoding LPS export ABC transporter ATP-binding protein, with amino-acid sequence MLRTENLVKKYGKRTVVNHVSINVKQGEIVGLLGPNGAGKTTTFYMTVGLIVPNEGEIFIGNRNITRYPVYKRAQSGIGYLAQEASIFRKMTVEDNIKSVLEFTDKSPEEQLDKLESLINEFGLEKVRKNPGDRLSGGERRRAEIARCLAIDPKFIMLDEPFAGIDPIAVQDIQSVVAQLKYRNIGILITDHNVDETLSITDRAYLLFEGKVLFQGTAEELAANTIVREKYLGRDFELRKRVFETL; translated from the coding sequence ATGTTGCGCACCGAAAATCTTGTTAAAAAATACGGTAAGCGCACAGTGGTAAACCATGTCTCCATAAATGTGAAGCAGGGAGAGATAGTAGGACTGCTGGGACCTAATGGAGCTGGTAAAACTACCACTTTTTATATGACGGTGGGGCTGATTGTTCCGAATGAAGGTGAAATATTTATCGGTAACCGGAATATTACACGTTATCCTGTTTACAAACGCGCCCAGAGTGGTATCGGTTATCTTGCACAGGAGGCATCTATTTTTCGAAAGATGACGGTAGAGGATAATATCAAATCGGTATTGGAATTTACTGATAAGTCGCCCGAAGAGCAGCTCGACAAGCTGGAGTCACTGATTAATGAGTTTGGGCTGGAGAAAGTGCGTAAAAATCCGGGTGATCGTCTTTCGGGTGGAGAGCGGCGCCGTGCAGAGATTGCACGTTGCCTGGCTATTGACCCGAAATTTATTATGCTGGACGAACCTTTTGCCGGAATTGATCCTATTGCAGTGCAGGATATTCAATCTGTTGTAGCTCAATTAAAATATAGAAATATTGGAATTCTTATCACAGACCACAATGTAGATGAAACATTAAGTATCACCGATCGCGCATATCTCCTCTTTGAAGGGAAGGTGTTGTTTCAGGGCACAGCTGAAGAGCTGGCAGCCAATACAATCGTGCGTGAAAAATACCTGGGACGTGATTTTGAACTCAGAAAACGTGTATTCGAAACTTTATAA
- the folB gene encoding dihydroneopterin aldolase, with amino-acid sequence METKIRLNKMHFYAFHGVMQQEKVIGNEFEVNITLKADLEAASMSDDVSDTVNYSDVYDLVNKEMKIPSNLIEHVACRICRKIREYYPVLSAVEVSVKKMHPPVNGEMESAEVIITC; translated from the coding sequence ATGGAAACAAAAATAAGACTTAACAAGATGCATTTTTATGCATTTCACGGAGTGATGCAGCAGGAAAAGGTTATAGGTAATGAATTTGAAGTGAATATTACTCTTAAAGCAGATCTTGAGGCAGCCAGCATGTCTGATGATGTATCAGATACCGTTAACTATTCAGATGTGTATGATCTGGTAAACAAGGAAATGAAAATCCCTTCAAACCTTATTGAGCATGTTGCCTGCAGAATATGCAGAAAGATAAGGGAATATTACCCTGTGCTATCTGCAGTGGAGGTGAGTGTGAAAAAGATGCATCCCCCTGTCAATGGTGAGATGGAAAGTGCTGAGGTTATAATAACCTGCTAA